One Spinacia oleracea cultivar Varoflay chromosome 4, BTI_SOV_V1, whole genome shotgun sequence DNA segment encodes these proteins:
- the LOC110784226 gene encoding uncharacterized protein — protein MDWYSWLLKTGLESSIVYEYGLAFSQNELEEDDISYFNHEFLQSMGISIAKHRLEILKLARTEQTQTQTQTQTRTRTQKHLIAKLLLVLKKTKKSLANYMATLVHRDNNGRALIVLSNKKKKKMMMIKGNHNNNGGISYSSRWKRSMMIRSNSKRFGMVNNNYYQDRLMLTNGDYLGDHYNNNINDNDEGEGEGEGEGENDSVVVSTPKLESYSSPLMYDNLHQNQNKEDKVAVDDHQEDHDEYWTPALEEIRWDAMFHDLKPT, from the coding sequence ATGGATTGGTATTCATGGTTATTAAAAACAGGATTAGAGTCCTCGATTGTGTATGAATATGGGTTAGCATTTTCCCAGAACGAGCTAGAAGAAGACGATATCTCCTACTTCAACCACGAATTTCTTCAGAGTATGGGTATTTCAATCGCCAAACACCGCCTCGAAATCCTCAAGCTTGCAAGAACAGAGCAAACTCAAACCCAAACCCAAAcccaaacccgaacccgaacccagAAGCATCTTATAGCAAAACTACTCCTAGTTTTGAAAAAGACGAAAAAGTCCTTGGCGAATTACATGGCAACATTGGTGCACAGGGATAACAATGGAAGAGCACTAATTGTTTTATCgaacaagaagaagaagaagatgatgatgatcaaAGGTAATCATAACAATAATGGTGGGATTAGTTATAGTTCAAGATGGAAGAGGTCAATGATGATTAGAAGTAATAGCAAGAGATTTGGGATggttaataataattattatcaaGATAGATTAATGCTCACTAATGGTGATTATTTGGGTGatcattataataataatattaatgataatgatgagggTGAGGGTGAGGGTGAGGGTGAGGGTGAGAATGATTCAGTGGTTGTGTCCACACCTAAGCTTGAGAGTTACTCAAGCCCTTTGATGTATGATAATCTTCATCAGAATCAGAATAAGGAGGATAAAGTTGCTGTTGATGATCATCAAGAGGATCATGATGAGTATTGGACTCCTGCTCTTGAAGAAATCAGGTGGGATGCTATGTTTCATGATTTAAAACCCACttaa
- the LOC110784247 gene encoding amino acid transporter AVT6E gives MASGYTAVPGEKFVELQLQNNDSSSLIPVTSNGYIKPSNGVDPYDGNIDIDDSEFDNYPNYPLIVGGIGKGSGVPGAVFNLTTSIIGAGIMALPAAMGVLGLGLGMVLIVVIGVLSEISVELLVRFAVHCKAMSYGEVVQFALGRPARILSEICIIVNNAGVLVVYLIIIGDVMSGSYHHVGVFDQMMGNGVWDQRKLVILVVLIIFLAPLCALEKIDSLSLTSAASVALAVVFVVVTCSIALVKVVEGKIDPPRMTPDFSSKKAILNLLVVIPVMTNAYVCHFNVQPIYNELDGRSPQKMNRVVRITTLVTVVVYGFTAFSGYLLFGKNTESDILTNFDTDLGVPYSAALNYIIRIGYILHLVLVFPVIHFSLREAVNALFFSDSALSESKKRLYILTSVLLALLYLGSTMIPSIWTAFKFTGATTAVSLGFIFPCLIALRLDGQGQTLTRGEKFFSWTMLIVAAIVGIIGVIGNVYGLQDHS, from the coding sequence ATGGCTAGTGGGTACACTGCTGTTCCTGGAGAAAAATTTGTGGAATTACAATTGCAGAACAATGATTCATCGTCCCTTATACCAGTTACTAGTAATGGGTATATAAAACCATCAAATGGGGTTGATCCATATGATGGTAATATCGACATTGATGATTCTGAATTTGATAATTATCCGAATTATCCCCTAATTGTCGGTGGGATTGGTAAAGGATCAGGGGTTCCTGGTGCAGTTTTTAATCTTACTACTTCGATTATTGGTGCTGGGATTATGGCTTTGCCGGCTGCAATGGGGGTTCTAGGGTTAGGTTTAGGGATGGTTTTGATAGTTGTTATTGGTGTTTTGTCAGAGATTAGTGTCGAATTGCTGGTTAGATTCGCGGTGCATTGTAAAGCAATGTCATATGGGGAGGTTGTTCAGTTTGCCCTAGGCCGTCCTGCGAGGATTTTGTCGGAAATTTGTATTATTGTGAACAATGCAGGGGTTTTGGTTGTTTATTTGATTATTATTGGGGATGTGATGTCGGGTTCGTATCATCATGTTGGTGTTTTTGATCAGATGATGGGTAATGGGGTTTGGGATCAGAGAAAGCTCGTGATTTTGGTGGTTTTGATAATCTTTTTAGCACCATTGTGTGCATTAGAGAAGATTGATTCCTTGAGCTTAACTTCAGCTGCTTCAGTTGCTCTTGCAGTAGTGTTTGTTGTTGTCACTTGTTCGATTGCACTTGTTAAGGTTGTTGAAGGGAAGATTGATCCTCCTCGAATGACACCGGATTTTAGTTCTAAAAAGGCGATTTTGAATCTGCTTGTGGTGATCCCGGTGATGACAAATGCATATGTTTGTCACTTCAATGTCCAGCCTATTTACAACGAGCTGGACGGGCGTTCTCCTCAAAAGATGAATCGTGTAGTACGGATCACAACACTTGTCACCGTAGTGGTTTACGGTTTTACTGCCTTTTCCGGATATTTGCTTTTCGGGAAGAACACTGAATCTGATATTCTCACGAATTTTGATACAGATCTTGGAGTTCCTTACAGTGCTGCCTTGAATTATATTATTAGGATAGGATACATTCTTCACCTTGTTCTTGTTTTTCCAGTTATTCATTTCTCACTACGGGAAGCAGTTAACGCCTTGTTTTTTAGCGATTCAGCCCTTTCCGAGAGTAAGAAAAGGCTTTACATACTAACTTCGGTGTTGTTGGCCTTGCTTTATCTTGGTTCAACAATGATTCCCAGCATTTGGACTGCTTTCAAGTTCACCGGAGCAACAACAGCAGTATCATTAGGTTTCATATTTCCATGTCTTATTGCATTACGGCTAGATGGGCAAGGGCAAACTTTAACCCGTGGAGAGAAGTTTTTCTCATGGACCATGTTGATAGTGGCTGCAATAGTTGGCATCATTGGAGTGATTGGTAACGTTTACGGGCTCCAAGACCATTCTTAA